The proteins below are encoded in one region of Rhododendron vialii isolate Sample 1 chromosome 7a, ASM3025357v1:
- the LOC131332758 gene encoding protein KINESIN LIGHT CHAIN-RELATED 3-like — protein MNVHDLQLPKVEYGDIQKQKWVTVFHFVLNDENLLLVSSYCLNACTECGFEKRFVAVSASQNEKEGFLVLIWNEGNQRRENQSSPVVCAHEREKGDEEINEAAELFQEARSIFDSEYGPYHPNTLGVYSNLAGTYDALGRTNDAIEILEYVVGIREEKLGTANPDVDGEKRRLAKILKEGGRVRNRKHMSLETLLDTNLQFL, from the exons ATGAACGTGCACGATCTGCAGCTTCCGAAGGTAGAATATGGAGATATACAAAAGCAAAAGTGGGTCActgttttccattttgttctAAATGACGAAAATCTGCTGTTGGTATCCTCCTACTGTCTAAATGCATGTACAGAGTGTGGGTTCGAAAAGCGATTTGTTGCTGTTTCTGCTTCTCAAAACGAAAAAGAGGGATTTTTGGTACTGATTTGGAATGAAGGGAATCAAAGGAGAGAAAACCAGTCAAGTCCTGTGGTGTGTgctcatgagagagagaagggagacgAGGAGATAAATGAGGCTGCTGAGCTGTTTCAAGAAGCAAGGAGtattttcgatagtgaatatGGACCATATCACCCAAACACATTGGGAGTTTATAGCAATCTTGCTGGAACTTATGATGCATTGGGTAG GACAAATGATgcaattgaaatattggaaTACGTTGTTGGGATAAGAGAGGAGAAGCTAGGAACAGCAAATCCTGATGTGGATGGCGAAAAGCGGAGGTTAGCCAAGATACTGAAAGAAGGAGGGAGGGTTAGAAACAGGAAACATATGTCACTGGAAACCCTCCTTGACACCAACTTACAGTTCTTATGA